The following coding sequences lie in one Caproicibacterium argilliputei genomic window:
- a CDS encoding DUF6470 family protein — protein MQLLSIHTIPLRYEIHCEPARLEMKDASAQPVASAKTQSPKLTQHLAQSQIQMDGYEMRKAFGLLNNTDFAKSRADDGVQNIQDVTQNNVDVGKQLSHIEKGVTISDIVKQKALQQPTYVTVFLPNGGTKISWTPAQAENQYDAGSTSYDWETNRPEYTYIPGSFSMKITQWPRVEIEYLGGFSYVPPSANPDYEEEITAE, from the coding sequence ATGCAGCTATTATCCATTCATACCATTCCGCTTCGCTATGAAATCCACTGTGAGCCTGCCCGTCTTGAAATGAAAGACGCTTCGGCGCAGCCGGTTGCATCTGCAAAAACACAAAGTCCAAAACTGACACAGCATCTTGCACAGTCCCAAATTCAGATGGACGGCTATGAAATGCGAAAGGCCTTTGGACTTTTGAATAATACGGATTTTGCCAAAAGCCGTGCGGATGACGGCGTGCAGAATATTCAGGACGTTACGCAAAACAATGTGGATGTCGGCAAGCAACTTTCCCATATTGAAAAGGGCGTTACCATCAGTGACATTGTGAAACAAAAGGCGCTTCAGCAGCCTACATATGTAACTGTTTTTCTGCCAAACGGCGGCACCAAAATTTCCTGGACACCTGCACAGGCAGAGAACCAATACGATGCCGGCTCCACGTCGTATGACTGGGAAACCAACCGACCGGAATATACCTATATTCCCGGTTCGTTTTCCATGAAAATCACGCAGTGGCCGCGCGTGGAGATTGAATATCTGGGTGGATTCAGCTATGTTCCCCCTTCGGCGAATCCAGACTACGAGGAAGAAATAACAGCGGAATAA
- the flgN gene encoding flagellar export chaperone FlgN — MNPTFDEFLAATEACTKQIRAMLPMEQEKRQALISDDVPRMEKMMCEQQAAIMELENLDKERARLQGASGFAGMTATEILEQVSGEQREKFSACLSALRQSADQLRLYNQKATELAKASLQFWEGIGAGRDRAASRTTYGTYKQQASGWNEGSSLKIQI; from the coding sequence ATGAATCCTACATTTGACGAATTTCTCGCGGCAACCGAAGCCTGCACCAAGCAGATTCGTGCCATGCTCCCCATGGAACAGGAAAAGCGGCAGGCGCTGATTTCTGACGATGTGCCCCGCATGGAAAAAATGATGTGTGAGCAGCAAGCCGCCATCATGGAACTGGAAAACCTAGATAAAGAGCGTGCTCGCCTGCAAGGCGCATCCGGCTTTGCAGGAATGACCGCTACGGAAATTCTGGAGCAGGTTTCCGGTGAGCAGCGTGAAAAATTTTCTGCCTGCTTGTCTGCGCTGCGTCAATCTGCTGACCAACTGAGATTATATAATCAGAAAGCAACTGAATTGGCAAAGGCCAGCCTGCAATTCTGGGAAGGCATCGGCGCCGGTCGTGACCGTGCGGCTTCCCGAACCACATACGGTACCTACAAACAGCAGGCTTCCGGTTGGAACGAAGGCTCATCCCTGAAAATTCAAATTTAA
- a CDS encoding ParA family protein, producing MAKVICFANQKGGVGKTTSTNALAMGLKHKGYRVLCIDFDPQGNLSFSMDADTEPPTIYDVVKRKVKCRFAIRHTEMIDIIPSNLLLSSVEVEFTGNGREFLLKDCIKQVSPMYDYILIDSPPELGVLTVNAFTAADVVLVPVLTDVYSLQGITRLYDTLQHIKRTLNPTLKFGGMLLVRYSAREELSRTVLATAEMVSKSLQIPLLKTHIRSSVMIAKAQAMQKDMMKIAPQNHAVMDYMQLTEELLRGGL from the coding sequence ATGGCCAAGGTTATTTGCTTCGCAAATCAAAAGGGCGGCGTGGGAAAAACCACCTCCACAAACGCTTTGGCAATGGGACTTAAGCATAAGGGTTATCGGGTGCTGTGCATTGATTTTGATCCGCAGGGAAATCTGAGCTTCAGCATGGATGCCGATACAGAGCCGCCCACCATTTACGATGTGGTGAAGCGAAAAGTAAAATGCAGGTTTGCCATCCGGCATACCGAAATGATTGACATCATTCCGTCTAACCTGCTGCTCAGCAGTGTGGAGGTGGAATTCACGGGAAATGGCCGTGAGTTTCTGCTCAAAGACTGCATCAAGCAGGTTTCACCGATGTATGATTACATTTTAATTGATTCTCCGCCGGAACTTGGTGTCCTGACTGTCAACGCGTTTACAGCTGCAGATGTAGTGTTGGTGCCGGTCCTGACGGATGTTTACAGCTTGCAGGGCATTACACGCCTGTATGACACGCTGCAGCACATTAAGCGTACGTTGAATCCCACTCTGAAATTCGGGGGGATGCTGCTGGTGCGGTACAGCGCACGGGAGGAGTTGAGCCGAACCGTGCTGGCCACAGCAGAGATGGTCAGCAAGAGTCTGCAGATTCCACTTCTGAAAACGCATATCCGCTCCAGCGTGATGATTGCCAAAGCACAGGCCATGCAAAAAGATATGATGAAAATTGCACCCCAAAACCATGCTGTAATGGACTATATGCAGCTGACGGAAGAGTTGCTGAGAGGAGGTCTTTAA
- a CDS encoding carbon storage regulator translates to MLILSRRQNESLLIESSDGVIELVVTEITPGQVRLGIQAPQTCKILRKELAQTMQHNRMAAAKPPRTDLRSAISNLKNQE, encoded by the coding sequence ATGCTGATTTTATCCCGCAGGCAAAACGAATCCCTGTTAATTGAAAGTTCTGACGGCGTCATTGAACTGGTTGTCACAGAAATCACTCCCGGGCAGGTACGGTTGGGTATTCAAGCGCCTCAGACCTGCAAAATTTTAAGAAAAGAACTGGCGCAGACCATGCAGCATAACCGTATGGCCGCCGCAAAACCGCCCCGTACCGACCTGCGCAGCGCCATCAGCAACTTAAAAAATCAGGAATGA
- a CDS encoding late competence development ComFB family protein, with the protein MSQSSLDKDLMFQKIMPSSRSEENAVQEEKPVAAGDLRSRIFGQTAQGSAPMGGIHVVNLMEEVVIQHLDATIEKFNCCRCDRCRSDIVALTLNELTPKYVVCAPENVQELVEQVPLKDVLASLVHAVITVRSHPRH; encoded by the coding sequence ATGTCGCAGAGTTCTCTGGATAAGGACTTGATGTTTCAGAAAATTATGCCCTCCAGCAGGAGCGAGGAAAACGCGGTGCAGGAAGAAAAGCCGGTCGCTGCCGGGGATCTGCGTTCCCGGATTTTCGGGCAGACGGCGCAAGGCAGCGCTCCCATGGGCGGCATTCATGTGGTGAATTTAATGGAAGAGGTCGTCATACAGCATCTGGATGCGACTATTGAAAAATTCAACTGCTGCCGGTGCGACCGGTGCAGAAGCGATATTGTGGCTTTGACTTTAAATGAGCTGACGCCGAAATATGTGGTGTGCGCTCCGGAAAATGTTCAGGAGCTTGTAGAGCAGGTGCCGCTTAAGGATGTGTTGGCGTCCTTGGTACACGCCGTTATAACAGTTAGGTCGCACCCAAGGCACTAA
- a CDS encoding flagellar biosynthesis anti-sigma factor FlgM, producing the protein MMIGPASLESLYHTAYSKSQYIAKTSRSTAVSASAGTAVADRICISREGSLQQTAAKACAAAGEIPSASPQRLSALREQIRTGAYHVSSADIAASMLSRSFSKEEVAEA; encoded by the coding sequence ATGATGATTGGTCCTGCTTCACTGGAAAGCTTGTACCACACAGCGTATAGCAAAAGTCAATATATCGCCAAAACGTCCCGTTCGACAGCAGTTTCTGCTTCCGCCGGCACGGCTGTAGCTGACCGCATCTGCATCAGTCGGGAAGGCTCTCTGCAGCAGACTGCTGCAAAAGCCTGCGCGGCAGCCGGTGAAATTCCGAGCGCTTCTCCGCAGCGTCTGAGCGCTCTGCGGGAACAGATCAGAACCGGCGCTTACCACGTTTCTTCCGCCGATATTGCCGCTAGTATGTTGAGCCGCAGCTTTTCCAAAGAGGAGGTTGCAGAAGCATGA
- the fliW gene encoding flagellar assembly protein FliW: protein MEALTRDFGVVNYQQKDVIEFLEPIFGFNEYRKFILLYDEKIGPQFAWLQSLEAPELCFILTDPNIVDPTYKGKIPESACEHTGESVCECWNVTVIPENFSDATVNLKSPILIGQTSHKAAQVLLDADYPVRCPIKKQAKEGTGKC from the coding sequence ATGGAAGCTTTGACGAGAGATTTTGGTGTTGTGAACTATCAGCAAAAAGATGTGATTGAGTTCTTGGAGCCGATTTTTGGATTCAACGAGTACCGAAAGTTTATTCTGCTTTATGATGAAAAAATCGGGCCCCAATTTGCGTGGCTGCAGTCATTAGAAGCGCCGGAACTGTGCTTTATTCTGACTGACCCCAACATTGTGGACCCGACTTATAAAGGGAAAATTCCGGAGAGTGCGTGTGAACATACCGGCGAAAGTGTCTGTGAATGCTGGAATGTGACAGTGATTCCGGAGAATTTTTCAGATGCTACGGTCAATTTAAAAAGTCCAATTCTCATCGGACAAACCAGTCACAAGGCTGCGCAAGTGCTTCTGGATGCAGATTATCCGGTGCGCTGCCCCATTAAAAAGCAAGCAAAGGAGGGGACTGGTAAATGCTGA
- the fliD gene encoding flagellar filament capping protein FliD, with protein MSDITTSSTYSVGTKSYSNNGLSSLVSGMDTDSMVKKLLSGTQTKIDKQGQAKQVLEWKQNMYRDIITSINKFQSTYFDTSFDSTLKTNLASSDFFNTMASTSSSGAVKITGASSDALTGDMSVQVTQLAKAASITNSGLTSSSDVTSTIALTDSDLLKNFEARTVNIKVGDDTTGTTIDLAGIANTTDLVNKLNDSLSAKNVTAKLTNTGTLSFTSANNEKIDISGTDYGLSTLGLSSETTSKDVTETSSTTSNGTTTTSSTTTQVLTAATSPNTAAKMSFSITMNGVTKQIDVDPTTDGNGTQTITADAVKKALAQSIAKAYGGTVDTDYNVTGGYLNLTMNADSTFTLTASDLASSTTNGNKMASQFTITGASSSKLGITPGTSNRLSTDATLDAITNHKDGTTTSTGYTSTNTYAFTINGHDFSFKGDVSLYTVMNAVNNSNCGATMSYSSLSDTFKLESNSTGSGYSLTTNEDSSQNSGKNDLLATLLGGNSVVQGQDAKATVVSNGVSTDIVRSSNSITVDGVSMELTKVSDTAATISTSRDTDSIVKTVKQFVEDYNTLITALRDKTDEDATYKDYAPLTDEQKEDMKDSEITAWTEKAKTGLLRNDESITSFLNSMRSALYTKPANSNFALYDIGIETESYSSGDSSIGTLTFDETAFRKALADDPQSVTNLFTDSQSGIAYQLSKICDSTAKVSLTSPGSLVQIAGVSIKSWSAKNNDIYNQIKDIDDKITDLKEKYDDEKTRYWDEFNNMETALSTYSSQSSWLTSQFSS; from the coding sequence ATGAGCGATATTACCACATCCAGTACATACAGCGTCGGCACGAAAAGCTACAGCAATAACGGACTTTCCAGTCTGGTTTCCGGCATGGACACGGACTCGATGGTGAAAAAGCTGCTTTCTGGCACGCAGACCAAAATTGATAAGCAGGGACAGGCCAAGCAGGTGCTGGAATGGAAGCAGAATATGTACCGCGACATCATCACTTCCATCAATAAATTTCAGAGCACCTATTTTGACACATCGTTTGACTCCACCTTAAAAACCAATCTGGCAAGTTCTGATTTCTTTAACACCATGGCTTCCACCAGCAGTTCGGGCGCTGTGAAAATCACCGGTGCTTCTTCTGATGCGCTGACCGGCGACATGAGCGTGCAAGTCACGCAACTTGCCAAAGCTGCATCAATCACGAACAGCGGCTTGACGAGCAGTTCCGATGTTACAAGCACCATTGCGTTAACAGACAGCGATCTACTTAAAAACTTTGAAGCGCGTACAGTTAACATTAAAGTTGGCGATGATACTACAGGGACTACAATTGATTTGGCTGGGATTGCCAACACTACCGACTTGGTAAACAAACTAAACGACAGCCTAAGTGCTAAAAATGTTACAGCAAAGCTGACAAACACCGGTACACTCTCTTTTACTTCTGCTAATAATGAAAAAATTGATATTAGCGGAACCGACTACGGTCTCTCGACACTCGGTCTTTCCAGTGAAACAACATCAAAGGATGTTACAGAGACCTCCTCTACCACGAGTAACGGAACAACGACTACAAGTTCGACAACAACGCAGGTTTTAACCGCTGCTACTTCCCCGAACACTGCGGCAAAAATGAGCTTCAGCATCACCATGAACGGCGTCACCAAACAGATTGATGTGGACCCAACCACGGATGGGAACGGTACGCAAACAATCACTGCCGACGCAGTTAAAAAAGCTTTGGCACAGAGCATTGCAAAAGCCTATGGCGGTACAGTGGATACCGACTATAACGTTACCGGCGGTTATTTGAATTTAACAATGAATGCAGACAGCACATTCACGTTAACGGCTTCTGACCTTGCCTCCTCGACTACAAATGGGAACAAGATGGCATCGCAGTTTACTATCACCGGGGCCTCTTCCAGTAAGCTGGGAATCACCCCCGGCACAAGCAACCGGCTCAGCACCGATGCTACGTTAGACGCCATCACCAATCATAAAGATGGTACCACAACTTCAACAGGCTACACTTCAACAAACACCTATGCTTTCACAATCAATGGGCATGACTTCAGTTTTAAGGGCGATGTTTCACTCTATACCGTCATGAACGCCGTCAACAACAGCAACTGCGGCGCAACCATGAGTTACTCTTCCCTCTCCGACACCTTCAAGCTGGAGTCAAATTCCACCGGCTCCGGATACTCGCTTACTACCAACGAAGATTCCAGCCAAAATAGCGGAAAAAATGATTTGCTTGCAACCCTGTTAGGTGGAAATTCTGTTGTTCAAGGTCAAGACGCTAAGGCCACGGTGGTTTCCAATGGTGTCAGCACCGACATTGTCCGTAGCAGCAACAGTATCACCGTTGACGGTGTCAGCATGGAACTGACAAAAGTTTCCGATACAGCCGCCACCATTTCTACTTCACGCGATACGGACAGTATTGTAAAAACAGTCAAGCAGTTTGTGGAGGATTACAATACTCTGATTACGGCGCTGCGCGACAAAACCGACGAAGATGCCACCTACAAAGACTACGCCCCGCTGACCGACGAGCAAAAAGAAGACATGAAGGACAGCGAAATCACCGCGTGGACAGAGAAAGCAAAAACCGGTCTGCTGCGCAATGATGAAAGCATTACGAGTTTTCTGAACAGTATGCGTTCCGCGCTGTACACAAAGCCGGCGAACTCCAACTTTGCGCTGTACGACATCGGCATTGAAACGGAGTCTTACAGTTCCGGAGACAGTTCTATCGGCACGCTGACCTTTGATGAAACCGCCTTCCGCAAAGCACTGGCAGATGACCCACAGTCTGTGACCAACTTGTTTACCGACAGCCAGTCCGGCATTGCATATCAACTAAGCAAAATTTGCGACAGCACCGCTAAAGTCAGCCTGACCAGCCCTGGTTCACTGGTACAGATTGCCGGTGTTTCCATCAAGTCCTGGTCGGCAAAAAATAATGATATTTACAATCAAATCAAAGATATAGACGATAAAATCACCGATTTGAAAGAAAAATATGACGACGAAAAGACACGGTACTGGGACGAGTTCAACAACATGGAAACGGCACTTTCCACTTACAGCAGCCAATCCAGCTGGCTGACTTCCCAATTCAGTTCTTGA
- the fliF gene encoding flagellar basal-body MS-ring/collar protein FliF has protein sequence MSANDKNTDTQEIPAQKKNGQEPEKAAAAGSKSGGETDVKKEKKKKEKAAKKGRGLFGNKKDSGEKSSTGAENLKGAVVQLKGTWDEQPKKRKILILAVIGAILAVAIIATVALNAQKDQYVVLYPSLDTSEVNDVYTAVKDKGVNPKIENGNVMVPSDQYNSLLLELAAEGYPKSTLTYDISAQNSGLTTTESDKKTNNLHQLQDRIQATLKSISGVSNAIVTLTPTDDSDYVWQQANSSDKASASVLITMAANHTLNEAQVSAIKNLVSHSLSNLSADDVAVIDAKTGQELTGSDSSSSASSSLTNVTALECEQLYQKRLEQNVKKLLQSRYGSTGVAASAKVTLDFDKMMQEKKDLTRANDGKDAVTHKENTYTVNGEQAAAASGVAGEESNTDVPTYKNSTSPTSSGGTTQYTEKQDIDYGYIKTQVEKGQPDVKAASISVMVNDTNLAANKADLINAVAKSTGITADNISVMAINPSAKTSSEAQTSSGPLTTQQLLLLLAVVAAIFIIIVLVIVFRSKHRTKEVAAEMVAEATDKAADDANQMRNELETYKRQLEESARSKVNEKDQVAADEVRSFAKENPQITADLLRSWLKEGEQ, from the coding sequence ATGAGCGCGAACGATAAGAATACGGATACGCAGGAAATTCCGGCTCAGAAAAAGAACGGGCAGGAGCCGGAAAAAGCCGCTGCGGCCGGCAGCAAGTCTGGCGGCGAAACCGATGTCAAGAAGGAAAAAAAGAAGAAAGAAAAAGCCGCTAAAAAAGGCAGGGGCTTATTTGGCAATAAAAAGGATTCCGGGGAGAAAAGCAGCACAGGCGCCGAAAATCTGAAGGGAGCTGTGGTTCAACTCAAAGGAACCTGGGACGAGCAGCCCAAGAAGCGGAAAATTTTGATTCTCGCGGTGATTGGGGCGATTTTAGCAGTGGCGATTATTGCCACCGTCGCGCTGAACGCACAGAAAGACCAGTACGTGGTGCTGTATCCGAGTTTGGACACTTCTGAAGTCAATGACGTGTATACGGCAGTGAAGGACAAGGGAGTTAACCCGAAAATCGAGAACGGCAATGTCATGGTGCCGAGCGACCAGTACAACAGCCTGCTGCTGGAACTGGCGGCGGAGGGCTATCCCAAAAGCACATTGACTTATGACATTTCCGCGCAGAACAGCGGCTTAACCACAACCGAGTCCGATAAAAAGACCAATAATCTGCATCAGCTGCAGGACCGGATTCAGGCAACGCTAAAGAGCATTTCGGGGGTTAGCAATGCCATTGTGACGCTGACACCGACAGACGACAGCGATTATGTTTGGCAGCAGGCAAACAGCTCCGATAAAGCTTCGGCAAGCGTCCTGATAACGATGGCGGCGAACCACACGCTTAACGAAGCGCAGGTGTCAGCAATTAAGAACTTGGTTTCGCACAGCCTTTCCAATCTTTCTGCGGATGATGTAGCAGTGATTGATGCCAAAACCGGTCAGGAACTTACAGGCAGCGACAGCAGCTCTTCCGCAAGCTCTTCGCTGACCAACGTAACGGCACTGGAGTGCGAGCAGCTTTATCAGAAGCGGCTGGAGCAGAATGTTAAAAAGCTGCTGCAGTCCCGGTATGGCAGTACCGGCGTGGCAGCCTCTGCCAAGGTCACCTTGGATTTTGATAAAATGATGCAGGAAAAGAAAGATTTGACGCGCGCCAATGATGGAAAGGACGCCGTGACCCATAAGGAAAATACATATACCGTAAATGGGGAGCAGGCGGCCGCAGCCTCCGGTGTTGCCGGCGAAGAAAGCAACACCGATGTGCCAACCTATAAAAACAGTACCAGTCCCACTTCAAGCGGCGGTACCACACAGTATACCGAAAAGCAGGACATCGATTACGGGTATATCAAAACGCAGGTGGAAAAAGGGCAGCCGGATGTGAAGGCGGCTTCCATTTCCGTCATGGTCAATGACACCAACTTGGCCGCCAACAAAGCAGACTTGATAAATGCGGTTGCCAAAAGTACAGGAATTACGGCAGACAATATCAGTGTGATGGCAATTAACCCGAGCGCGAAGACAAGTAGTGAGGCGCAGACCTCCAGCGGACCGCTGACCACTCAGCAGTTGTTACTCTTGCTGGCAGTGGTTGCGGCAATCTTTATTATCATTGTGCTGGTCATTGTATTCCGTTCCAAGCACCGAACCAAAGAAGTGGCTGCTGAAATGGTTGCCGAGGCGACGGATAAGGCGGCGGATGATGCCAACCAGATGCGCAATGAATTGGAAACATACAAACGGCAGTTGGAAGAAAGTGCGCGTTCCAAAGTCAATGAAAAAGATCAGGTTGCGGCGGACGAGGTTCGCAGCTTTGCCAAAGAGAATCCGCAGATCACAGCTGACCTGCTGCGGTCGTGGCTGAAGGAGGGAGAGCAGTAA
- the fliE gene encoding flagellar hook-basal body complex protein FliE has product MTFDTIAPIQSMNFGTEKTGTATDSSSSVGNVPFADVLKDAVNNLQQTQQASAEDSYNLATGNTDNLAQIMVNASKETAAVQFTTELCTRAVSAYKEVMQMQV; this is encoded by the coding sequence ATGACATTTGATACGATTGCTCCGATTCAGTCCATGAATTTTGGTACGGAGAAAACAGGCACGGCGACCGATAGTTCTTCTTCCGTGGGAAATGTGCCTTTTGCGGATGTTCTGAAAGATGCTGTAAATAACCTGCAGCAGACACAGCAAGCCTCTGCGGAGGATTCATACAATTTGGCAACCGGCAACACAGACAATCTGGCGCAGATTATGGTGAATGCCAGTAAGGAAACCGCCGCGGTGCAGTTTACAACGGAACTCTGCACGCGCGCGGTGAGCGCTTATAAAGAAGTTATGCAGATGCAGGTGTAA
- the flgL gene encoding flagellar hook-associated protein FlgL: MRVTNRSTTRNYLKYINNALNKQQETMDQIDSGYRVKSISDDVASGVQNMNTKAQLYKTNVYKSNVDSINDSLSTVESTMTEMHDLFTQLDTNLTKASTESTSTTSRKVYGQQFESVKTELLQLLNTQNNGKYLYGGSNNSSAPFTTDTDGNLVYNGIPVADIQQRSDGSYYYLDQNNNNQPTDVPMNDKVYMDIGLGIRMTGSSVDPQTAFDVSYSGPDILGFGTTSSGQQNNLFNVINQITKVLNNASDSTTTSDTAQLTDLGKQLKTMSDSFLTQITDIGAKSKFLTTISDRLEDTADTLDKKMSSLVGTDSSQAAIDQATNTAVVNALYRMGSSVIPTSLMDFLK; this comes from the coding sequence ATGCGTGTAACGAACCGTTCCACAACCCGCAATTATTTAAAATACATCAATAACGCACTGAACAAGCAGCAGGAAACGATGGATCAGATCGACTCCGGCTACCGCGTAAAAAGCATTTCAGACGATGTTGCCTCCGGCGTGCAAAATATGAACACCAAGGCGCAACTCTATAAAACCAACGTTTACAAATCAAATGTTGACAGCATCAACGACAGTCTGAGCACAGTTGAAAGCACCATGACCGAAATGCATGACCTGTTTACGCAGCTTGACACCAACCTGACTAAAGCCTCCACAGAAAGCACCTCTACAACCTCACGTAAAGTTTACGGTCAGCAGTTTGAAAGTGTCAAAACGGAACTGCTGCAGCTGCTGAATACGCAGAACAACGGCAAGTATCTGTACGGCGGCAGCAACAACTCCAGCGCGCCGTTTACCACCGACACAGACGGGAATCTGGTTTACAACGGGATTCCCGTGGCGGATATTCAGCAGCGCTCTGACGGCAGCTATTATTATCTGGATCAAAACAACAACAATCAGCCGACTGATGTTCCTATGAATGATAAAGTTTATATGGACATCGGGCTTGGCATCCGTATGACCGGTTCCAGCGTTGACCCGCAGACCGCTTTTGACGTTTCCTACTCCGGTCCCGACATTCTGGGCTTTGGCACCACATCCAGCGGCCAGCAAAACAATCTGTTTAACGTCATTAATCAGATTACGAAGGTGCTTAATAACGCAAGCGACAGTACGACGACTTCCGATACGGCGCAGCTGACGGATCTCGGCAAGCAGCTGAAAACCATGAGTGACAGTTTTCTGACGCAAATTACGGATATCGGCGCAAAGTCTAAATTTTTAACCACCATTTCGGATCGTTTGGAAGACACCGCAGATACACTGGACAAAAAAATGAGCAGCTTGGTCGGAACAGACAGCTCTCAGGCCGCAATTGATCAGGCGACCAACACCGCCGTTGTAAACGCGCTTTACCGGATGGGCAGTTCTGTTATTCCCACCTCTTTGATGGACTTTTTGAAGTAA
- the flgK gene encoding flagellar hook-associated protein FlgK, whose protein sequence is MRPTFLGFETARSALNLNQKQLDIVGQNLANINTAGYTRQRVNSAAVAPSTYSTRVASATTDLAGQGVEMTGVSQTRDAFLDKRFRDEYADSSYYIQTSSMLSDIQSALGDASDITEGGNVIASAIQQMYTALNNYADQPTSTPIANLVLSSFTNMTQVLQKVNSDLDNVANQQSYDLQVSVDKVNTTLQKIAQLNEQISGDAATALHTSGSSNDQPNELLDQRNLLLDDLASYGNISVTTESDGAITVEMGGHPVVSGTDYDKVQMNTDSQSGAVTLSWRSSGDLTQFSSGALKAYTDVLNGRGANVQNPGETSVQGILYYKDRLNTMAQTFANVVNNIVPEMEGTSGQMTQKIDANGNKVYKTLIAAKQADGTTDANSIITAANISVSDEWTSGEADYLFSDPGSLNNASYAEQLSTALTGSDTTFNSYGETFNGTFEEYLIDYTGKVGTDTSYYNNLQTVSSSVSNELLDRRDSVSAVQMDEETTNMMTYQKSYNAAARLMTVLDDMLDKLINGTGEVGR, encoded by the coding sequence TTGCGCCCAACATTTTTAGGATTTGAAACGGCAAGGTCGGCACTGAACCTGAACCAGAAGCAGCTGGACATTGTTGGTCAGAACCTTGCAAACATCAATACAGCCGGTTACACACGGCAGCGAGTAAACAGCGCTGCCGTTGCTCCCTCGACTTACAGCACCCGTGTGGCGTCTGCCACAACAGACCTGGCCGGACAGGGTGTGGAAATGACCGGCGTTTCCCAAACACGCGATGCGTTTTTGGACAAGCGTTTCCGCGATGAATATGCAGACTCCAGTTATTATATTCAAACTTCCAGTATGCTTTCCGACATTCAGTCTGCCCTCGGCGATGCCAGTGACATTACGGAAGGCGGCAACGTGATTGCCTCAGCCATTCAGCAGATGTATACAGCTTTAAACAATTACGCCGACCAGCCAACCTCCACCCCGATTGCCAATCTGGTGCTCAGTTCCTTTACTAACATGACACAGGTGCTGCAGAAAGTAAACAGCGACCTGGACAATGTAGCAAACCAGCAGAGCTACGACCTGCAGGTTTCAGTTGACAAAGTGAACACCACCCTGCAGAAAATTGCGCAGCTGAACGAGCAGATTAGCGGTGACGCCGCAACGGCGCTGCATACTTCCGGCAGCAGCAATGACCAGCCGAACGAGCTGCTCGACCAGCGCAATCTGCTGCTGGATGACCTTGCAAGTTACGGTAATATCTCTGTAACGACTGAAAGCGACGGCGCAATCACTGTGGAAATGGGTGGACATCCGGTTGTCAGCGGCACAGATTACGACAAAGTGCAAATGAACACAGACTCTCAAAGCGGTGCGGTAACGCTCAGCTGGCGCTCTTCCGGCGATCTGACACAGTTCTCTTCCGGTGCACTGAAAGCATACACCGATGTACTGAACGGTCGCGGTGCCAATGTGCAAAATCCCGGTGAAACCTCGGTGCAGGGCATTCTTTACTACAAAGACCGGCTAAACACAATGGCGCAGACTTTCGCTAATGTAGTCAACAATATCGTGCCGGAAATGGAAGGCACATCGGGACAAATGACGCAAAAAATCGATGCCAACGGCAATAAAGTTTACAAAACCCTGATTGCTGCAAAGCAGGCAGACGGCACAACCGACGCAAACTCCATCATAACAGCGGCAAATATTTCTGTCAGCGACGAGTGGACCAGTGGTGAAGCTGACTATCTGTTCAGCGATCCCGGCAGTCTGAACAACGCCTCCTATGCCGAGCAGCTGAGCACCGCATTAACGGGCAGTGACACCACATTCAATTCTTATGGGGAAACTTTTAACGGCACTTTTGAAGAGTATCTGATTGATTATACCGGCAAAGTTGGCACAGATACCTCTTATTACAATAACTTGCAGACTGTTTCCTCTTCGGTTTCCAATGAACTGTTGGATCGCCGTGACAGCGTTTCCGCCGTGCAGATGGACGAGGAAACGACCAATATGATGACCTATCAAAAGTCCTACAATGCTGCAGCGCGGCTGATGACCGTCTTGGACGATATGCTGGACAAGCTGATTAACGGCACCGGCGAGGTTGGCCGTTAA